The stretch of DNA AAGTGAACTTATTCCATTAATTCAACAGCACTAGCGTATTATTTCCAGGGCCCAATAGTACATTTGGCACAGGTCAACAGGCACAACCCATCAAAAATACCATGTGGCATGGTGTAGTAGTGGATGACACCTAGCTTTGCATCAGCCCAACTAGCTTGTGCTAGGGTTTGGTTGGGGCTGGATAGAGGTCAAGGCCTACGTCATACATGGGCCGGATCTTGAGGCCCATTCTAGTTCGATTGGTTAGTGAGTAATATGTATGTAGGTGGGCCTTTTGGAGCAGTAGGATAGGGCTTGTTCAGTAATGCACCAGCAGCATGCTGGCAAACTAATTTCGGAGTGattagagcatcttcaagatgtctaaaattgatcactAAAACTGAATTTCGTAAATTgggttagaaaatatatctccagtAGACTATCAAATACATTcataatatttacacatgcctaaaattagctcattagtatcctaaatttaggacaaaaatatatgttgttaatacaagttattcataTTTAGAGAAGTGTGTAATTTTTACacctaatatttttaagataaactcaatacaagtttttaaaaaataaaatattagcataCTCTTGGAGATGGTCTTATATATcagtgaatttttttaagttaaaaagtCAGGCAGGTGCCTTATACCAAAACcagtaatattaaataattggAAACAGTCCATACGTGTGATTTCAGGAAAggaaaattaatatgatacgAAAATGGAAAGAAAGTACAAGTATTTGTTTCCACCAATATTATAACGCGTATTAAAAGAAGGGTATTACGGAGTACAATTGCACTGTTACATATAAATACACTTTTACAATTTCAAAGATGAAACATGtagtataaaaacaaaaaaaaaggctttCAATCTTCTCGGTGCTTAGCCACGCAAATAGTATATACTACTCGTGTTCTCAGATGTACGACACTTTAAATTATGGAcattatgtttgatcatttgttttattaaaaaaattcgtaaataaaaaacctgCAAGTAATTTTAATAACTAGAGAAGTTAAAACATAACAAACAATTATTTTAAGAAGTTTTTGAACAAAACAATAGTCGAATGTTTAAAATGTCGtacattttctaaaaacagtGGTCGAATGTTTAATACTTGTAATCCATACGTGGCGCTGGTGCAGTGGATGCGAGGACGATCGACCACCGTACACTTACGAGTTGCCGCCGGTGATCTTCGAAAGtaccggccgccggcgaggtttAAGCAGCACCATGACTAACGGAGGTTGCAGCCTTGGTGACCCCGGTGATGACGACCTTCGCGGCGGCCTTGCCGACCTGCTCGGCGGTGAAGGTGTCGTACCGGAGGAAGAGCTCGACGAGCAGGAGCCTTCCGACGAGCACCACCAGGTTCTTGCCGGGGCACTGCTTGTTGCCGACGCTAGGGCTCTCCGTCTCCCGCCCGTTCGACCAGTACACGTACTTGAGCagcttcctcccttcctcgcCGACGAACCGGTCGCCGAcgaactccgccgccgtcgggccGAACACCCGGGCGTCCCTGGTGGCGCACGGCTGGTACCCGAACAGCATCTCCCCCTTCTTGATCGAGTACGCCGCGTCGTGGCTCTCCACCCGCATGTCCGCCTTGGCGCGGCCGTACTGGAACTTCACCGGCGGGTCCAACCGGAGAAACTCCCACACCACCGACTTGGTCAGTTCCATCTTCTCCAGGGCGGCCGGCGTCAcgttgccgccggcgctggccACCGCGCCCCGTATCTCCGTGGCCAGCCTCTCGTGGAGCTTCCCGCCGGCCTCTGCGACGCGGGCCAGGATCCCCGGGAGCAGCAGCTTGAGGCCGCCGTAGCTGTTGAAGACCGTCGCGAACAGCAGGTTGTGGCAGGCCTCCTCCCGCGGCAGCCCGAGGccctcggcggcgtcgagcaccggcgacgcggcggcggagaagtAGCTGTACAGCGCCTTGTAGTCGGAGCTGACGAGgaagggcggcagcggcacCGTGTGCAGCAGCGGGTCCTCGATGATCATCGGGAGGCCGACGGTGAAGACCGGGCAGATCTGCCATATCAGCCACTTGCCGGCCTTGCTCGGCCCGCTGGCGCCGAGCGCGGCGGACGACGAGGGGCGCACGCCGAAGTAGGCCTCACCGATGAACTCGAACGAGGTGACGTCGTTGAGGCCGGTGAAGTCGGCCTTGCCGTCGCTGGCAAGCTTGGACTCGACGGCGTCGAGCAGCGCGCCGAAGTTGGAGCGGAAGACCGGCACGACGGCGTCCTTGCgggaggcgaggagggagaagaGCATCTGCTTCAGCTTGGCGTGCTTCGGCTCGGAGGGGTCGAGGTAGGAGCAGACGCGgtggccgccggtgagcgagGTGGACGGCATGTAGGTGCCGGTGAACACGTCCCTCTTCTCGACCTTGTCGACGTCGAAGAGCACCGGGAAGCTCTTGGCGTCGAGGAGCGCCACCACCCGCGGGTCGCGCGCGATGAACGGGCCCGGCGGGACGTTGACGCGGACGACGGTGGAGCCGTacgccgcggcgcgcgacTCGAAGTACCTGTCCTCGCCCTGGAGGTAGAAGAAGTCGAGCCGGTCGCGCACGGCGGAGAAGAACGGCACGCCGTAGCTGCCCGGCACCGGccggaggagcggcgccgcgTCCATGTCGCCGGAGCCCTCCATGTCCAAACTTACACTTTGGCTATTAAtcgatggattaattagttctCTGGAACAATGTGCCTCTTAGCTAGCTTTGCTCAATATATAGCTCATCTCCATCTATCGATCCATTTGTAATGAACTCTTCAGAACAGGCTGGAAGTTTGTTTGTAGTTTAAAATGTTGCCGCATAGCTGCACTGTGACGCACctgtcttatttatttatttttttaaaaaaattacgaatacacaatttatgatttaaatatgttttgtgATAGATCCAATCACAAAAGAAATACTCCCCCGTTTcatgatgtttgatttttttaatgttttataatttgtcttatttaaaaaattatagaaatattatttatttgcttgtgacttattttattatcaaaagaattttaagcacgacttatcattttgtatatttgtactaaatttttttatattttataccaaaaagtcaaacaactaaattataattacataagtttttCTTAAAGATGAATCATCAAAACATGTATCGAACTCAAAAGTTTAATtatgttatctattaaaatataataacggACGGAAAATACAACCAAACACGCCATTATCcataaacttataaataaacacCTCGTGATTTCGTAGGTGTGCATGGAAAGCGATCGCGTCGATCTTAGGGCCGACGGGAGACTTGGTACCGGTAGAATCACGTGGCTTTTGTACCAGTTTACCAgcgattttcttttattatcaTAATGTTCTTATTACACGTACGGGTGATgtataagttatatatttacattaatAACAGATGAGAACACAATGTTTAAACAGCTTGAGTATCCTCGACTGATTAATCAGAATACGGTCAACTAATCAGAACTATATCCTAATGTGATGTTCACAGTAGTATTACCTTATTGATACATTGGCAAATTGGCTTTGGTATATTCCAAAGCTGAGGGTTTTGTTATTGCATACCATCAAAATTGTGGGTAgcagtttagtttttttagcacaTGGGTGGATGTCCACCCGtttgcttgcatgtcatctaaattgtcataaaaaatatgaaaaaatttgataatatagacaaatatgacttatatcactctacaaatgcagtttaaattcaatatctacaagttgtagcaaaaacaacaaaaacaattatgaatatgcgtatacttagtttcagttttgttttttttgctacaacttatagaagttaaatttaaatttgcatgtttataaagtgatataactcatattaatcta from Oryza brachyantha chromosome 12, ObraRS2, whole genome shotgun sequence encodes:
- the LOC102717573 gene encoding allene oxide synthase 2-like, with translation MEGSGDMDAAPLLRPVPGSYGVPFFSAVRDRLDFFYLQGEDRYFESRAAAYGSTVVRVNVPPGPFIARDPRVVALLDAKSFPVLFDVDKVEKRDVFTGTYMPSTSLTGGHRVCSYLDPSEPKHAKLKQMLFSLLASRKDAVVPVFRSNFGALLDAVESKLASDGKADFTGLNDVTSFEFIGEAYFGVRPSSSAALGASGPSKAGKWLIWQICPVFTVGLPMIIEDPLLHTVPLPPFLVSSDYKALYSYFSAAASPVLDAAEGLGLPREEACHNLLFATVFNSYGGLKLLLPGILARVAEAGGKLHERLATEIRGAVASAGGNVTPAALEKMELTKSVVWEFLRLDPPVKFQYGRAKADMRVESHDAAYSIKKGEMLFGYQPCATRDARVFGPTAAEFVGDRFVGEEGRKLLKYVYWSNGRETESPSVGNKQCPGKNLVVLVGRLLLVELFLRYDTFTAEQVGKAAAKVVITGVTKAATSVSHGAA